In a genomic window of Bradyrhizobium sp. LLZ17:
- a CDS encoding autoinducer binding domain-containing protein produces the protein MSAVDYGREALDFIEGLQAYRMVPDAMNALEGAFGRFGFETIIVTGLPNPDQRFEQMVLAKRWPAGWFSLYTDKNYDRVDPVVRMCRQSVNPFEWSEAPYDSELDPGAAEVMNRASDFRMSRGFIVPIHGLTGYEAAVSLGGIHLDLNARSKPALHLMAMYGFDHIRRLLDRAPQQMARLTPREREVIVWASQGKSAWEIGEILHITQRTAEEHLATAARKLGAVNRTHAVALAIRHKIINP, from the coding sequence ATGTCCGCCGTGGATTATGGCCGGGAAGCGCTGGACTTCATCGAAGGGCTGCAGGCCTATCGTATGGTTCCGGACGCAATGAATGCGCTCGAAGGGGCCTTCGGGCGCTTCGGCTTCGAAACCATCATCGTGACGGGATTGCCGAATCCCGATCAGCGGTTCGAGCAGATGGTGCTCGCCAAGCGTTGGCCGGCGGGATGGTTCAGCCTCTACACCGACAAGAATTACGACCGCGTCGACCCGGTGGTGCGGATGTGCCGGCAATCGGTCAACCCGTTTGAGTGGTCGGAAGCACCCTATGATTCCGAGCTCGATCCGGGAGCGGCAGAGGTGATGAACCGCGCCTCCGATTTCCGCATGTCGCGCGGCTTCATCGTCCCGATTCACGGGCTTACCGGATATGAGGCGGCCGTCTCGCTCGGCGGCATCCATCTGGATCTCAACGCCCGCAGCAAGCCGGCCCTGCACCTGATGGCGATGTATGGCTTCGATCACATTCGCCGTCTGCTCGATCGGGCACCGCAGCAGATGGCGCGCCTGACCCCTCGCGAGCGCGAGGTGATCGTCTGGGCCTCGCAAGGCAAGTCGGCCTGGGAGATCGGCGAGATCCTCCACATCACGCAGCGCACGGCAGAGGAGCATCTCGCAACTGCCGCGCGCAAGTTGGGCGCCGTCAACCGTACGCATGCGGTCGCGCTGGCGATACGCCACAAGATCATCAATCCCTAA
- a CDS encoding acyl-homoserine-lactone synthase: MIHAISAVNRHLYEDVLDQHFRLRHDIFVEERHWETLRKPDGREIDSYDNEDTVYLLALEGRRVVGGHRLYPTTKPSMMSEVFPHLAAVRGCPADPLVWEWSRYFVVRDRRDGALNLQLMAAVQEFCLGQGIAQVSAIMETWWLPRFHEAGFVVTPLGLPALVEGAWTMAATIDIRSETVDALHDRVGMVSVVRQDGPHLDAVARANLCGLATAQRKSA; this comes from the coding sequence ATGATTCATGCAATTTCCGCGGTCAACCGTCACCTTTACGAGGACGTGCTCGATCAGCATTTCCGGTTGCGTCACGACATCTTCGTCGAGGAGCGCCACTGGGAGACGTTGCGCAAGCCGGACGGCCGCGAGATCGACTCCTACGACAACGAGGACACCGTTTATCTGCTTGCGCTGGAGGGCCGCCGCGTCGTTGGCGGCCACCGGCTCTATCCGACGACCAAGCCCTCGATGATGAGCGAGGTGTTCCCGCATCTGGCGGCCGTGCGCGGCTGCCCCGCGGATCCGCTGGTGTGGGAATGGTCGCGCTATTTCGTGGTCCGTGATCGCCGCGATGGCGCGCTCAACCTGCAGCTCATGGCGGCCGTGCAGGAGTTCTGCCTCGGCCAGGGAATCGCGCAGGTCAGTGCGATCATGGAGACCTGGTGGTTGCCGCGCTTCCACGAGGCCGGCTTCGTCGTGACGCCGCTTGGCCTGCCGGCTCTGGTGGAGGGCGCATGGACCATGGCGGCGACCATCGACATCCGCAGCGAGACAGTCGACGCGCTGCACGATCGCGTCGGCATGGTGTCGGTCGTGCGTCAGGACGGCCCGCATCTGGACGCCGTCGCCCGTGCCAACCTCTGCGGTCTTGCCACCGCGCAACGAAAGAGCGCCTGA
- a CDS encoding branched-chain amino acid ABC transporter permease has protein sequence MLLVVEQFLNGLQFGLLLFLLAAGLTLVFGIMDLVNLAHGSLYMMGAYFAATFAAWTGSFLLGALLALGATLVLGIVLEMTALRHLYGRDHLDHVLATFGLILFFNEAVRLIWGPAGLALPLPVWLTVPVPILPGIHYPAYRLAIIVVALLVALLLYLGVMRTRVGMLIRAGASNREMIGALGINIKLLYTLVFGLGAALAGLAGLMQAPILTVQIGMGENILILAFVIIVIGGIGSIRGAFLAAIFVGMIDTLGRAFLPNLLRQVLSGAAASTAAPALSSMLIYLLMAIVLVVRPEGLFPANRR, from the coding sequence ATGCTGCTCGTCGTCGAACAGTTCTTGAACGGATTGCAGTTCGGTCTGCTGCTGTTCCTGCTCGCCGCCGGCCTGACGCTGGTGTTCGGGATCATGGATCTCGTCAACCTCGCGCATGGCTCGCTCTACATGATGGGCGCTTATTTCGCCGCGACCTTTGCGGCCTGGACCGGCAGCTTCCTGCTCGGCGCGCTGCTGGCGCTCGGTGCGACGCTGGTGCTCGGCATCGTGCTCGAAATGACGGCGCTGCGGCATCTCTACGGGCGAGACCATCTCGATCACGTGCTCGCGACCTTCGGCCTGATCCTGTTCTTCAACGAAGCGGTGCGGCTGATCTGGGGCCCGGCTGGTCTCGCGCTGCCGCTGCCGGTCTGGCTCACCGTGCCGGTGCCGATCCTGCCCGGCATTCACTATCCCGCTTATCGCCTCGCCATTATCGTGGTGGCGCTGCTGGTGGCGCTGCTGCTCTATCTCGGCGTGATGCGCACCCGCGTCGGCATGCTGATCCGGGCCGGCGCCTCCAACCGCGAGATGATCGGCGCGCTCGGCATCAACATCAAGCTGCTGTACACGCTGGTGTTCGGCTTGGGGGCCGCGCTCGCCGGCCTTGCAGGGTTGATGCAGGCGCCGATCCTCACCGTGCAGATCGGCATGGGCGAGAACATCCTGATCCTCGCCTTCGTCATCATCGTGATCGGCGGTATCGGTTCGATCCGCGGCGCGTTCCTGGCCGCGATTTTCGTCGGCATGATCGACACGCTCGGCCGCGCCTTCCTGCCCAATTTGCTGCGGCAGGTGCTGAGCGGCGCCGCGGCTTCCACCGCCGCGCCCGCGCTGTCGTCGATGCTGATCTATCTGTTGATGGCGATCGTGCTGGTGGTGCGCCCGGAGGGGCTGTTTCCGGCCAACCGTCGATGA
- a CDS encoding branched-chain amino acid ABC transporter permease yields MKAFTVRKAVTALMLAGLVLLPLYSQVSGNIFILTLFTRIVILALAAASLNLIMGFGGMMSFGHAAYLGIGGYAVGMLAQEGVGSGFIQFPVALAASALYALVIGALSLRTRGVYFIMITLAFAQMAYYVASGLARYGGDDGLTIYKRSDFSGLVNLSNRTQFYYLCLACLFGVIFLIWRIVNSRFGLVVQGLRSNEQRMQAIGFPAKRYQLVCFVIAGTMCGLAGALLANNTDFISPAVMYWTRSGDLMVMVILGGMGTLFGPVMGAVVYLLLEEFLSQITEYWALIMGPLLLLIVLFGRGGIMGLLGRLNRG; encoded by the coding sequence ATGAAGGCTTTCACCGTGAGAAAGGCCGTTACGGCCCTGATGCTGGCCGGGCTAGTGCTGCTGCCGCTGTATTCGCAAGTATCGGGCAACATCTTCATCCTGACGCTGTTCACCCGCATCGTCATCCTCGCGCTGGCGGCGGCGAGCCTCAACCTCATTATGGGTTTTGGCGGCATGATGAGCTTCGGCCATGCCGCCTATCTCGGCATCGGCGGTTACGCCGTCGGCATGCTGGCGCAGGAAGGCGTCGGAAGCGGCTTCATCCAGTTCCCGGTCGCGCTCGCGGCGTCCGCGCTTTATGCGCTGGTGATCGGCGCGCTGAGTTTGCGCACCCGCGGCGTCTATTTCATCATGATCACGCTCGCCTTCGCGCAGATGGCCTATTACGTCGCCTCCGGGCTGGCGCGGTACGGCGGCGATGACGGCCTCACCATCTACAAGCGCAGCGATTTCTCCGGGCTGGTCAACCTGTCGAACCGCACCCAGTTCTACTATCTCTGCCTCGCTTGCCTGTTCGGTGTCATCTTCCTGATCTGGCGCATCGTCAATTCGCGCTTCGGTCTTGTCGTGCAGGGGCTGCGCTCAAACGAGCAACGCATGCAGGCGATCGGCTTTCCGGCCAAGCGCTACCAGCTGGTCTGCTTCGTCATCGCAGGCACCATGTGCGGCCTTGCCGGCGCGCTGCTCGCCAACAACACCGATTTCATCAGCCCGGCCGTGATGTACTGGACCCGCTCGGGCGACCTCATGGTGATGGTGATCCTCGGCGGCATGGGGACGCTGTTCGGCCCGGTCATGGGCGCCGTGGTCTATCTGCTGCTGGAAGAGTTCCTGTCGCAGATCACCGAATATTGGGCGCTGATTATGGGCCCGCTGTTGTTGCTGATCGTGCTGTTCGGTCGCGGCGGCATCATGGGCCTGCTCGGGAGGCTCAACCGTGGCTGA
- a CDS encoding ABC transporter ATP-binding protein, with amino-acid sequence MLRVEKLVRRFGGILATDNVSLDVAAGELHAIIGPNGAGKTTLISQLTGHLEPHSGSVSLGGRDITYLPAYRRCALGLARSFQITSLLPDFTAADNVALAAQAHAGHSFRFFANARKEKGLRDAAHEALDRVGLLHRADIVVARLSHGERRELELAVALASKPKLLLLDEPMAGLGVTESQRMVKLLQELRKEVSIVLVEHDMPAVFALADRISVLVYGRVIASGDPAAIRANEDVKRAYLGDQHAVTHHG; translated from the coding sequence CTGCTCCGCGTCGAAAAGCTGGTGCGCCGCTTCGGCGGCATCCTTGCGACGGACAACGTCTCGCTCGATGTGGCGGCCGGAGAGCTGCACGCCATCATCGGCCCGAACGGCGCCGGCAAGACCACGCTGATCAGCCAGCTCACCGGACATCTCGAGCCGCATTCCGGCAGCGTCTCTCTCGGCGGTCGCGACATCACCTATTTGCCGGCCTACCGCCGCTGCGCGCTGGGATTGGCGCGTTCGTTCCAGATCACGTCGCTGCTGCCCGACTTCACCGCCGCCGACAATGTCGCGCTCGCGGCCCAGGCGCATGCAGGCCACTCGTTCCGCTTCTTCGCCAATGCGCGCAAGGAGAAGGGCCTGCGCGACGCCGCGCATGAAGCGCTCGACCGCGTCGGGCTGCTGCATCGCGCCGACATCGTCGTGGCGAGACTGAGCCATGGTGAGCGCCGCGAGCTGGAGCTTGCGGTGGCGCTGGCGAGCAAGCCGAAGCTGCTGCTGCTCGACGAGCCGATGGCCGGTCTCGGCGTCACCGAGTCGCAGCGCATGGTGAAGCTGCTCCAGGAGTTGCGCAAGGAGGTCTCGATCGTGCTGGTCGAGCACGACATGCCCGCGGTGTTCGCGCTCGCCGACCGCATCTCGGTGCTGGTCTATGGCCGCGTCATTGCGTCGGGCGATCCCGCTGCGATCCGCGCCAACGAGGACGTCAAGCGCGCCTATCTCGGCGACCAGCACGCGGTGACACACCATGGCTGA
- a CDS encoding ABC transporter ATP-binding protein: protein MADALLEVDGIETCYGLSQVLFGLSLSIKAGEMVSLMGRNGMGKTTTIRSIMGLTPARAGSIRFAGTDVRQFPSYRIAQLGVGLVPEGRQIFPNLTVRENLVAAAADRFGSANPWTLAAIYVLFPRLAERASNMGNQLSGGEQQMLAIGRALMTNPKLLILDEATEGLAPLIREEIWNCLSMLKSRGQSILVVDKNVDHLARICDRHTIIERGKTVWSGTSDQLMAEPDLQHKYLGI, encoded by the coding sequence ATGGCTGACGCGCTGCTCGAGGTCGACGGCATCGAGACCTGCTACGGCCTGTCCCAGGTGCTGTTCGGCCTGTCGCTCTCGATCAAAGCCGGCGAGATGGTCTCGCTGATGGGCCGCAACGGCATGGGCAAGACCACCACCATCCGCTCCATCATGGGCCTGACGCCGGCGCGCGCGGGTAGCATTCGCTTCGCGGGCACCGACGTGCGGCAGTTTCCGTCCTACAGGATCGCGCAGCTCGGCGTCGGCCTCGTGCCGGAAGGGCGTCAGATTTTCCCCAACCTCACCGTGCGCGAAAATCTCGTCGCCGCCGCCGCCGACCGCTTTGGCAGTGCCAATCCCTGGACCTTGGCCGCGATCTACGTGCTGTTTCCGCGCCTTGCCGAGCGGGCCTCCAACATGGGCAACCAGCTCTCGGGCGGCGAGCAGCAGATGCTCGCGATCGGCCGCGCGCTGATGACCAACCCAAAACTCCTGATCTTGGATGAAGCGACCGAGGGCCTGGCGCCGCTGATCCGCGAAGAGATCTGGAACTGCCTGTCGATGCTCAAAAGCCGGGGTCAGTCGATCCTGGTCGTCGACAAGAATGTCGACCATCTCGCCCGCATCTGCGATCGCCACACCATCATCGAGCGCGGCAAGACAGTGTGGAGCGGCACGTCGGACCAGCTGATGGCCGAGCCGGATCTGCAGCATAAGTATCTGGGGATTTGA
- a CDS encoding glutamine synthetase family protein, translating into MTFVARHALWSDEQRDAATRMRRIVEEKNLEVIRLAFPDQHGILRGKTIIAAEALASLESGCSITTTMLAKDTSHRTVFPVFTAGGGFGMKEMEGAADVLMVADPTTFRVLPWAPATGWVLCDLYFANGRPVPFATRGIYRKTLDELASRGYDFVAGLEVEFHIFKLDDPHMRPEDAGQPGTPPSVSLLSHGYQYLTEQRFDQMEPALEILRRDIVALGLPLRSVEVEFGPSQCEFTFAPKKGLEPADNMVLFRSAVKQIARRHGYHATFMCRPKLPNTLASGWHLHQSIVSRTSGENQFMAKEGGEPLSAFGHGYLAGLLDHARASTVFTTPTINGYKRYRSYSLAPDRAIWGRDNRGVMIRVLGGAGDAATRLENRVGEPAANPYLYMASQILAGLDGVDRKLDPGLSADTPYETKAPLLPKSLRDAVSALKDDPFFREKLGAEFVDYYTHIKNAEIDRFLAEVTDWEHREYFEMF; encoded by the coding sequence GTGACTTTCGTCGCGCGACATGCGCTGTGGTCGGACGAGCAGAGGGACGCGGCAACTCGGATGCGTCGGATCGTCGAGGAGAAGAATCTCGAGGTCATCCGCCTCGCCTTCCCCGACCAGCACGGCATCTTGCGTGGCAAGACCATCATCGCCGCCGAGGCGCTCGCTTCGCTCGAGAGCGGCTGCTCCATCACCACGACGATGCTTGCGAAGGACACCTCGCACCGCACGGTATTTCCGGTGTTCACCGCCGGCGGCGGGTTCGGCATGAAGGAGATGGAGGGCGCGGCCGATGTGCTGATGGTCGCCGACCCCACAACTTTTCGCGTGCTGCCTTGGGCGCCGGCGACCGGCTGGGTGCTATGCGATCTCTACTTCGCGAACGGCCGTCCCGTGCCGTTCGCGACGCGTGGGATTTATCGCAAGACGCTCGATGAGCTCGCGAGCCGCGGCTACGATTTCGTCGCAGGTCTCGAGGTCGAATTCCACATCTTCAAGCTCGACGATCCGCATATGCGGCCCGAGGACGCCGGCCAGCCCGGGACGCCCCCGTCGGTGAGCCTGCTCAGCCACGGCTATCAATATCTCACCGAGCAGCGCTTCGATCAGATGGAGCCGGCGTTGGAAATCCTGCGCCGCGACATCGTCGCGCTGGGGCTGCCCTTGCGCTCGGTCGAGGTCGAGTTCGGACCGAGCCAGTGCGAATTCACCTTCGCGCCGAAAAAGGGGCTGGAGCCCGCCGACAACATGGTGTTGTTCCGCAGTGCCGTGAAGCAGATCGCGCGCCGCCACGGCTATCACGCCACCTTCATGTGCCGTCCGAAACTGCCGAACACGTTGGCGAGCGGCTGGCACCTGCATCAATCGATCGTCTCGCGCACGAGCGGCGAGAACCAATTCATGGCGAAAGAGGGTGGCGAGCCGCTCAGCGCCTTCGGCCATGGCTATCTCGCCGGCCTGCTCGACCACGCCCGCGCCTCGACCGTGTTCACCACGCCGACCATCAACGGCTACAAGCGCTATCGCTCCTATTCGCTGGCGCCGGACCGCGCGATCTGGGGCCGCGACAATCGCGGCGTGATGATCCGCGTGCTCGGTGGCGCCGGCGACGCCGCCACGCGCCTCGAGAACCGCGTCGGCGAGCCGGCCGCCAATCCCTATCTCTACATGGCTTCGCAGATTCTAGCCGGCCTTGACGGCGTCGACCGCAAGCTCGACCCCGGCCTCTCCGCCGATACGCCTTACGAGACTAAGGCACCGCTGCTGCCGAAGAGCCTGCGCGACGCGGTCAGCGCGCTGAAGGACGATCCGTTCTTCCGCGAAAAACTCGGCGCGGAGTTCGTGGACTATTACACCCATATCAAGAATGCGGAGATCGACCGCTTCCTGGCCGAGGTGACGGATTGGGAACATCGGGAGTATTTCGAGATGTTTTGA